Proteins found in one Triticum aestivum cultivar Chinese Spring chromosome 4D, IWGSC CS RefSeq v2.1, whole genome shotgun sequence genomic segment:
- the LOC123097783 gene encoding uncharacterized protein, which yields MASTDDPKNEPSSSWSIFNWNNKVEPEVEQPRMRSTQEILTKYKFNGDAAAAAAHAKDKLMERQEKLAKMVEESAEFESEAENFATLGQQIRKSLETKRWWWPS from the exons ATGGCAAGCACCGATGATCCGAAGAACGAGCCGTCGTCCTCTTGGTCCATTTTTAATTGGAACAATAAAGTGG AGCCGGAGGTCGAGCAACCGAGAATGAGAAGCACCCAAGAGATCCTCACAAAATATAAATTCAACGGG GATGCTGCCGCGGCAGCGGCGCACGCAAAGGATAAGCTCATGGAGCGGCAGGAGAAACTCGCG AAAATGGTTGAAGAATCCGCAGAGTTTGAGAGCGAGGCGGAAAACTTTGCCACCCTCGGTCAGCAGATCAGGAAATCCCTGGAGACCAAGAGATGGTGGTGGCCATCGTGA